One genomic segment of Bacteroidota bacterium includes these proteins:
- the gldN gene encoding gliding motility protein GldN, with the protein MPEFLKYTLWGVVTMLCTFGNAQPLPEPTRDITATAVPYEPLREADAAFQWTLERIIDTREKQNIALNWPQNSLSALVYQAVLTGQVPAYKNNEFTEIYVDTTIPTLGRYCHIVYTLCPDAVDPEDLCEQTICEEPDLEKMTKWKIVEEWIFDSEQSRMIPRIVGMALMYKPIVAGVELPEMPLFWVKYDDLRPQLVQNKMLNVHNERASVSFDHFFQGRLFSSYVTKYPNAFDLPISQMEEFADNSLAALYQSEQIRLKLMETEHDLWEY; encoded by the coding sequence ATGCCTGAATTTTTGAAATACACCTTATGGGGTGTGGTGACAATGCTATGTACTTTTGGCAATGCTCAACCCCTGCCAGAACCTACCCGAGATATTACTGCTACTGCCGTCCCTTATGAGCCTTTACGCGAAGCAGATGCAGCATTCCAATGGACGCTTGAACGTATTATTGATACACGTGAGAAGCAGAATATTGCCCTTAACTGGCCGCAAAACAGTTTAAGTGCGTTGGTTTATCAAGCTGTTTTAACGGGACAGGTTCCCGCCTATAAAAACAATGAGTTTACAGAAATTTATGTAGATACAACAATTCCTACATTAGGACGCTATTGCCACATTGTATATACTCTTTGTCCCGACGCTGTTGACCCTGAGGATTTATGTGAACAAACGATTTGTGAAGAGCCTGATTTGGAGAAAATGACCAAATGGAAGATTGTTGAAGAATGGATTTTTGACAGCGAGCAAAGTAGAATGATACCCCGCATTGTGGGCATGGCACTAATGTATAAACCTATTGTAGCCGGTGTTGAATTGCCTGAGATGCCTTTGTTTTGGGTGAAGTATGATGATTTGCGCCCGCAACTGGTGCAAAATAAGATGTTGAATGTACACAATGAACGTGCTAGCGTTTCCTTCGACCATTTCTTTCAAGGTCGGCTGTTTAGCAGTTATGTAACCAAATACCCCAATGCATTTGATTTACCAATAAGCCAAATGGAAGAGTTTGCGGATAATTCACTGGCCGCCCTTTATCAATCGGAGCAAATCAGATTAAAGCTGATGGAAACCGAACACGATTTGTGGGAATACTAA
- the gldN gene encoding gliding motility protein GldN — MNSIKKYFGIFILLFVAGFANAQQNFEDFTFSHDAVKERKAIPYPGLREADVAYQKRVERVIDTREKQNLCLTWPRNHMGKIVFGKVLDGTLVAYRNDSLSSVFTAEEVIDRGAIKEQKQIPNPNNPDDIYDLIDTVITTEFDAEKIQKWRVMEDWIFDTKHSVMIVRIIAIAPLFKPIAAGLELPETPLFWVRWDETREKVLTNQEMFNPFNDAARISMAHFFEKRMFSSYIIKWSNAYDYMIRDYEEFKDNSMAALLEGERMKQKLFEMEHDLWEY, encoded by the coding sequence ATGAACAGTATTAAAAAATATTTCGGAATTTTTATCCTGCTTTTTGTTGCAGGGTTTGCCAATGCTCAGCAAAATTTTGAAGACTTCACGTTTTCTCACGATGCTGTAAAAGAACGCAAAGCAATCCCTTACCCAGGTTTGCGTGAAGCCGATGTGGCTTACCAAAAAAGGGTTGAAAGGGTAATTGACACCCGCGAGAAACAAAACCTTTGCCTTACATGGCCAAGGAATCACATGGGTAAAATAGTTTTCGGCAAGGTGTTGGATGGTACTTTGGTTGCCTACCGTAATGATTCTCTTTCATCAGTATTTACTGCTGAGGAAGTTATTGACCGCGGTGCGATTAAAGAGCAAAAGCAAATACCAAACCCCAATAACCCAGACGATATCTACGATTTGATTGATACTGTTATTACCACTGAGTTTGATGCTGAAAAAATTCAAAAGTGGAGGGTAATGGAAGACTGGATTTTCGATACTAAACATAGCGTAATGATTGTACGTATTATTGCAATTGCTCCTTTGTTTAAGCCTATCGCTGCCGGTTTAGAATTACCGGAAACTCCTTTGTTTTGGGTTCGTTGGGATGAAACTCGTGAGAAAGTACTTACAAACCAAGAGATGTTTAACCCCTTTAATGATGCTGCCCGTATTTCAATGGCTCATTTCTTTGAAAAAAGAATGTTTAGCAGCTACATCATTAAGTGGAGCAACGCATACGATTACATGATCCGTGATTACGAAGAGTTTAAAGACAATAGTATGGCTGCCTTGCTTGAAGGTGAGCGTATGAAACAAAAGCTTTTCGAAATGGAGCATGACCTTTGGGAGTATTAA
- the gldM gene encoding gliding motility protein GldM, producing the protein MAGGKTTVRQKMINMMYLVLTALLALNVSKDILHAFHLVELSMSKSGVNIDGKNKDILAAFAADNAKRPEKVGPYYKKAQEADKIASDFIKYVDELKKKVETGAGGRKENNSPEAELAMNDNIEMHANMLINEGEGKKLKAKINETRDKLLGLLDKEDQKRIKSDLMAIDDPKKAPQTWESELFEHSPAAAVVTLFEKIKNDAKNTEAQVLETLAKAIDKSSQTFDKVVAKIIPKSGFVISGGKFEADVLLVAYDSKQSNDVIINGSTIKPVDGVAKYETPTSAEGTQTVKGYIDFQGKDGAQKLEFETQYTVFKGAATISADKMNVLYIGLDNPISISVPGFPPESVTASLSGGGTLKKTGSTSYIANVTTRGEVTISVTVKDDKGGSRPMGSAKFRVRKIPMPVAQLGTLQNGATETTGTIKANAVRMIGSLGEGFAYEGVSYNIISYTFLLVPKRGEIRQVQGTGATLNAASSLISSLKSGDRIIIDQIRATGPDGTRGLAPVVITAR; encoded by the coding sequence ATGGCTGGAGGTAAAACCACAGTAAGGCAGAAGATGATCAACATGATGTATTTGGTGTTAACAGCTTTGTTGGCGCTAAACGTATCAAAAGACATCCTGCATGCATTTCACCTGGTGGAGTTATCCATGAGTAAGTCAGGTGTAAATATTGACGGAAAAAACAAAGACATATTAGCTGCTTTTGCTGCTGATAATGCTAAGAGACCTGAAAAAGTAGGTCCTTACTATAAGAAAGCTCAAGAAGCCGATAAAATCGCTTCTGACTTTATTAAATACGTTGACGAGTTAAAGAAAAAGGTTGAAACTGGTGCCGGCGGCCGTAAAGAAAATAACAGCCCCGAAGCAGAACTTGCAATGAACGATAACATTGAAATGCATGCTAACATGCTTATCAATGAAGGTGAAGGCAAGAAACTAAAAGCTAAAATTAACGAAACCCGTGATAAGCTTTTAGGACTGCTAGACAAAGAAGACCAAAAGCGTATCAAATCTGATTTGATGGCAATTGATGACCCCAAGAAAGCCCCCCAAACATGGGAATCGGAGTTGTTTGAACACTCTCCTGCTGCTGCGGTTGTTACCTTGTTCGAAAAAATCAAAAACGACGCTAAAAATACTGAAGCTCAAGTTTTGGAAACTCTAGCTAAAGCTATTGATAAATCAAGCCAAACTTTTGACAAGGTAGTTGCTAAAATTATCCCAAAATCTGGTTTTGTTATTTCAGGCGGTAAGTTTGAAGCTGATGTTTTACTAGTTGCTTACGATTCAAAACAAAGCAATGATGTAATCATCAACGGAAGTACTATCAAGCCTGTTGACGGTGTTGCTAAGTACGAAACTCCTACTAGTGCCGAAGGTACACAGACAGTTAAAGGTTATATCGATTTCCAAGGTAAAGATGGTGCTCAAAAACTTGAGTTTGAAACCCAGTACACAGTATTTAAAGGTGCTGCTACAATTTCTGCAGACAAAATGAATGTGTTGTACATAGGTTTGGATAACCCTATTTCGATTTCAGTTCCTGGTTTCCCTCCTGAAAGTGTTACTGCTAGCCTAAGTGGTGGCGGTACTCTTAAGAAAACCGGTAGCACAAGCTATATAGCTAATGTTACTACCAGGGGAGAAGTTACCATTAGCGTAACTGTTAAAGACGATAAAGGTGGTTCACGCCCAATGGGTTCAGCTAAGTTCCGTGTTCGTAAAATCCCTATGCCGGTTGCCCAATTGGGTACCTTGCAAAACGGTGCTACTGAAACAACAGGTACTATTAAAGCTAACGCTGTACGTATGATTGGTTCTCTTGGAGAAGGTTTTGCATACGAAGGTGTTAGTTACAATATCATTAGCTATACCTTCCTTTTAGTACCAAAACGTGGTGAAATACGTCAGGTACAAGGTACAGGTGCTACACTTAACGCTGCTTCATCATTAATCAGCAGCTTGAAATCAGGCGATAGGATTATCATCGACCAGATTAGAGCTACAGGTCCTGATGGTACACGTGGTTTGGCCCCTGTGGTTATTACAGCCCGATAA
- the gldL gene encoding gliding motility protein GldL produces the protein MAKMYGIGAAVVIIGALFKIMHWPGADVMLIVGLGTEALIFFVSAFEPPHQEPDWTLVYPELAGMEPSENTKKVETNKGTISQQLDKMLEEAKVTPDLINSLGSGLKSLSDNVSSMSNLTNASVATSEYTDNVQKASKSLEEVNSSYHRAADAMNTLAAISQGTKEYQSQVEHITTEMNRLTQNLSSLNTIYGSMLSAMGKQGA, from the coding sequence ATGGCTAAGATGTATGGTATTGGAGCCGCCGTGGTAATCATAGGCGCACTTTTTAAGATCATGCACTGGCCGGGTGCCGACGTGATGTTGATTGTAGGTTTGGGCACTGAAGCTCTTATCTTCTTTGTATCTGCATTTGAACCTCCTCACCAAGAACCAGATTGGACTCTTGTTTATCCTGAATTAGCAGGTATGGAACCCAGCGAGAACACCAAAAAGGTTGAGACCAATAAAGGTACTATTTCACAGCAGTTGGATAAAATGCTAGAAGAAGCAAAAGTTACTCCTGATTTGATTAACAGCCTAGGTTCAGGTTTGAAATCATTGAGCGATAACGTTTCAAGCATGAGCAATCTTACAAATGCTTCTGTGGCTACTTCAGAATATACTGATAACGTTCAAAAAGCTTCAAAATCTTTGGAAGAAGTTAACTCTTCATACCACCGTGCTGCTGACGCCATGAATACTTTGGCTGCAATTTCACAAGGTACTAAAGAATACCAAAGCCAAGTTGAGCATATTACTACCGAAATGAACAGGCTTACTCAAAACCTTTCTAGCCTTAATACTATTTATGGTAGCATGCTTTCAGCTATGGGTAAACAAGGTGCCTAA
- a CDS encoding SUMF1/EgtB/PvdO family nonheme iron enzyme, translating to MKNLTQLLIVATLVLSGCANNMEGELIGVQGRKPWFHPQPYGTIYVPTGTFHAGQADMDVFFTHRAPNKQITVTAFYMDDTEITNNEYRQFVEYVIDSMARYILGDPYVSEDDNGNQRINRDEVIDWNDQEIVEQLEADMYVPESERYYGQAGVDSRKLLYYYEWIDLRAAAHAAEGAKRNEFIRKETVGIYPDTLVWVRDFTYSFNEPMTQMYYWHPKYDDYPVVGVDWHQARAFSHWRTGYLNDYYVSLGEPIVTPFRLPTEYEWEFAARGGRDGSMYPWGGPYTRNSKGCFLANFKPGRGDYQADGGVYPVRGYSYFPNDYGLYGMSGNVSEWTVSAYADESHIVTHDLNSDLQYDAKNDEPASLKRKVIRGGSWKDVSFFIQTGSRAFEFQDTAKSYIGFRCVMSYIGRSNRDKE from the coding sequence ATGAAAAACCTCACTCAACTGCTGATCGTAGCAACCCTTGTATTATCTGGCTGTGCCAATAATATGGAAGGGGAACTGATTGGCGTTCAGGGCCGTAAGCCTTGGTTCCATCCTCAACCGTACGGAACCATCTACGTGCCCACAGGTACATTTCATGCGGGTCAGGCCGATATGGACGTTTTCTTTACCCATAGGGCACCTAACAAGCAGATTACTGTAACTGCTTTTTACATGGATGACACCGAAATTACCAACAACGAGTACAGGCAATTTGTAGAGTACGTTATCGACTCTATGGCTCGCTACATCTTAGGAGACCCTTATGTTTCAGAAGATGATAATGGCAACCAACGTATTAACCGCGATGAGGTTATTGATTGGAACGACCAGGAAATAGTGGAGCAATTAGAAGCCGATATGTACGTGCCTGAAAGCGAGAGATACTACGGACAAGCAGGTGTAGATTCTCGTAAACTTCTTTACTACTACGAATGGATTGACCTAAGAGCTGCTGCACATGCTGCTGAGGGTGCCAAACGTAACGAGTTTATTCGTAAAGAAACCGTTGGAATTTATCCTGATACATTGGTTTGGGTACGTGATTTCACATACTCGTTTAACGAACCAATGACCCAGATGTACTACTGGCATCCAAAATACGATGACTATCCTGTAGTAGGCGTTGATTGGCACCAAGCTCGTGCATTCAGCCACTGGCGTACCGGTTACCTAAATGACTATTATGTGTCTTTGGGTGAGCCTATTGTAACTCCTTTCCGTCTTCCAACAGAATACGAATGGGAATTTGCAGCACGCGGTGGACGTGATGGTAGCATGTATCCTTGGGGTGGTCCTTACACTCGTAACTCAAAAGGCTGTTTCTTAGCCAACTTTAAACCCGGTCGTGGTGATTACCAAGCCGATGGTGGTGTATATCCGGTAAGGGGTTACTCATACTTCCCCAATGATTATGGATTATACGGTATGTCTGGTAACGTATCAGAATGGACTGTGAGCGCATATGCTGATGAATCACATATTGTTACTCACGATTTGAACTCAGATTTGCAATACGATGCCAAAAATGATGAGCCTGCTTCGCTTAAACGTAAAGTTATCCGTGGTGGCTCATGGAAGGATGTGTCATTCTTCATACAAACCGGTAGCCGTGCATTCGAGTTCCAGGATACTGCAAAATCATACATCGGTTTCCGTTGTGTGATGAGCTACATAGGCCGTTCAAACAGGGATAAAGAATAA